From the genome of Nakamurella flavida:
TCGGCCTGCTCCGCCGCGTGCTCGAGGACCACCCCGAGCTGACGGACACGCTGACCGTGCTCGACCTCGGCGGCGGTCTGGGCATCGCCTACACCCCGGCCGACGACCCGCCCGCGGTCGACGCGATGGCGAAGTCGTTGCAGGACATCGTGAGTCGGGAGTGCCAGCTCGCCGGGCTGGTCGTGCCCTCGGTGGTCGTCGAACCGGGCCGGGCCATCGCCGGGCCCGGCACGGTCACCGTCTACGAGGTCGGGACCATCAAGGAGGTCGTGCTCGACGGCGGCCTGGTCCGCCGGTACGTCTCGGTGGACGGCGGCATGAGCGACAACATCCGCACCGCGCTGTACGACGCCGACTACACCGTCACGCTGGCCTCCCGCTCCTCCGACGCCCCGCCGGCCCTGAGTCGGGTGGTCGGCAAGCACTGCGAGAGCGGGGACATCGTCGTCCGCGACTGCTACCTTCCTGCCGACCTCGCGGTGGGGGACCTGCTCGCGGTCGCCGCGACCGGTGCCTACTGCTACGCCATGGCCAGCAGCTACAACCGCGTGCCCCGGCCGCCGGTGGTCGCGGTGGCCGACGGACGGTCCAGAACCGTGCTGCGCCGTGAGACCGACCTCGACCTGATGCTCCTGGAGACCTGGTGACCACACCCCCCGGCGGCCCCGTGCCCGCCCGCAAGCAGCCCTCCCTCGTCCCCGGGGTGGTGCTGCTGGCGCTGGCCGGCGTCCTCATCGTGGTCGTGCTCGTCAAGCCCGACATGCCCGACTGGCTGCGGACGTCCATCGCCGTGCTCGCCGTCGTGGTGGTCATCGCCCTGCTGCTGTTCTCCTTCCGCCTCTTCCGGCTGACCACCCGACGCGGGAGCGGGGGGTGAGTCGCGGACCCGCCCTGCGGGTCGCGCTGCTGGGTGCCGGGGTGGTCGGATCGCAGGTGGCCCGGCTGCTGACCGAGAACGGCGACGAGTTCGCCGCCCGCATCGGCGCCCCCCTGGAGCTGGTGGGCGTGGCCGTGCGGCGGCCGGCCCGGCATCCGGAGGTGCCGGCCCACCTGTTGACCACGGACGTCGCCGGGCTGGTCGCCCGGGACGACGTCGACGTGGTCGTCGAGGTGATCGGCGGGATCGATCCGACCCGGGAGCTGCTGCTGACCGCGTTGCGTCGCGGAGCGTCCGTGGTCACCGCCAACAAGGCCCTGCTCGCCGAGCACGGCCCGGAGCTGTACGAGGCGGCCGACGCCGCCGGGGCCGACCTCTACTTCGAGGCCGCGGTGGCCGGGGCCATCCCGCTCATCCGCCCACTGCGCGAATCCCTCGCCGGTGACCGGATCACCCGGGTGATGGGCATCGTCAACGGCACCACCAACTTCATCCTGTCGGCGATGACGGCCGACGGCGTCGGGTACGCCGAGGCGCTGGCCGAGGCCACCCGGCTGGGCTTCGCCGAGGCCGACCCGACCGCCGACGTGGACGGTTTCGACGCCGCCGCCAAGGCCGCGATCCTGGCCTCCATCGCCTTCCACACCCGTGTCGGCGCGTCCGATGTGTACCGCGAGGGCATCGCCGAGGTGTCCGCAGCCGACATCCGGGCCGCCCGCCGGATCGGCTGCACCATCAAGCTTCTCGCCATCTGCGAGCGCCTCACCGACGACGACGGCGGTGAGGCCGTCTCCGCCCGGGTGCACCCGGTGATGCTGCCGGACGCCCACCCGCTGGCCGGGGTCGACGGGGCCTACAACGCCGTGTACGTCGAGGCGGAATCGGCCGGTCGGCTGATGTTCTACGGCCCTGGAGCCGGCGGCGCCCCGACCGCTTCCGCGGTGCTCGGCGACCTCGTCGCGGTGGGTCGCAACCGGCTCGCCGGCGGCCGTGGACCGCGTGAGTCGGCCGCGGCGGATCTGCCCGCCCGGTCGATGGAGTCGGTGTCCAGCCGGTTCCACATCAGCCTGGACGTCGACGACCGATCCGGTGTGCTGGCCGCGGTGGCCGGTGCGTTCGCCGAGGCGGGCGTGTCGATCTCGACCGTCCGGCAGGAGGGCCGGGACACCGGTGGGGGAGAGGGTGCCGCGCTCGTCGTGGTCACCCACGCCGCTCCCGACACGGTCCTCTCCGACACCGTCGCGCGGTTGTCCGAACTGGAGTACGTCCACCGGGTGACCTCGGTGATGCGAGTGATGGGAGACCTGCGGTGAACGCCTGGCCCGGCTTGATCGAAGCCTTCGCCGACCGGGTGGCCGTCCCGCCCGGTGCCCGGGTGATCACCCTGCAGGAGGGGAACACCCCGCTGCTGCCGGCCCCGGCGCTGTCCGACCGGGTCGGTGCGCAGGTGTACCTGAAGATCGAGGGCGCCAACCCCACCGGATCCTTCAAGGACCGCGGCATGACGGTGGCCGTCACCCACGCGCTGGCCAGCGGGGCGAGGGCGGTCATCTGCGCCTCCACCGGCAACACCTCCGCGTCGGCGGCGGCGTACGCGGCCCGGGCTGGGATGACCAGTGCCGTGCTGGTGCCGCAGGGCAAGATCGCCAGCGGGAAGCTGGCCCAGGCCGTGGCCTACGGCGCCCGGATCCTGCAGGTGCAGGGCAACTTCGACGACTGCCTGGAGCTGGCCCGCAAGACCGCGGCCGCCCACGAGGAGATCGCCCTGGTCAACTCGGTCAACCCGGTCCGCATCGAGGGGCAGAAGACGGCGGCGTTCGAGATCTGCGACGCCCTCGGCCGCGCCCCGGACGTGCACTGCCTGCCCGTGGGCAACGCGGGCAACATCACCGCCTACTGGAAGGGCTACTCCGAGTACCACGCGGACGGCGTCGTCGACGCGCTGCCCCGGATGTTCGGCTTCCAGGCCGCCGGTGCCGCCCCCCTCGTCCTGGGCCACCCCGTCCTGCACCCGGACACCATCGCCACCGCCATCCGGATCGGTGCGCCCGCGTCCTGGGCCGGTGCCATCACCGCCCGGGACTCCTCGCACGGGC
Proteins encoded in this window:
- the thrC gene encoding threonine synthase, with translation MNAWPGLIEAFADRVAVPPGARVITLQEGNTPLLPAPALSDRVGAQVYLKIEGANPTGSFKDRGMTVAVTHALASGARAVICASTGNTSASAAAYAARAGMTSAVLVPQGKIASGKLAQAVAYGARILQVQGNFDDCLELARKTAAAHEEIALVNSVNPVRIEGQKTAAFEICDALGRAPDVHCLPVGNAGNITAYWKGYSEYHADGVVDALPRMFGFQAAGAAPLVLGHPVLHPDTIATAIRIGAPASWAGAITARDSSHGLIDAVTDEQILDAYRLLASSEGVFVEPASAASVAGLLATAADGRLPSDALVVCTVTGHGLKDPDIALRAMTEPVVVPVAAEAVAGALDLR
- a CDS encoding homoserine dehydrogenase; translation: MSRGPALRVALLGAGVVGSQVARLLTENGDEFAARIGAPLELVGVAVRRPARHPEVPAHLLTTDVAGLVARDDVDVVVEVIGGIDPTRELLLTALRRGASVVTANKALLAEHGPELYEAADAAGADLYFEAAVAGAIPLIRPLRESLAGDRITRVMGIVNGTTNFILSAMTADGVGYAEALAEATRLGFAEADPTADVDGFDAAAKAAILASIAFHTRVGASDVYREGIAEVSAADIRAARRIGCTIKLLAICERLTDDDGGEAVSARVHPVMLPDAHPLAGVDGAYNAVYVEAESAGRLMFYGPGAGGAPTASAVLGDLVAVGRNRLAGGRGPRESAAADLPARSMESVSSRFHISLDVDDRSGVLAAVAGAFAEAGVSISTVRQEGRDTGGGEGAALVVVTHAAPDTVLSDTVARLSELEYVHRVTSVMRVMGDLR